The Candida dubliniensis CD36 chromosome 2, complete sequence genome contains a region encoding:
- a CDS encoding ferrochelatase, putative (transcription is not regulated by iron levels and is not affected by a yfh1 null mutation;~Similar to S. cerevisiae HEM15): protein MMMIFRNTFKPTCITGRGFLRFNSSSSTKPPTGIVFMNMGGPSKVEETYDFLFRLFSDGDLIPFGRFQNILAKFIAKRRTPKIEEHYREIGGGSPIRKWSEYQCKKVCEILDKTSPETAPHKPYVAFRYANPLTEETLNEMKKDGVTKAVAFSQYPQFSYSTSGSSMNELYRQTLIHDPERTIEWSFIDRWPQQSGLVKAFANNIKEKLAEFPPQDRDDIVILFSAHSLPMEIVNLGDSYPAEVAATVYKIMEELKFSNPYRLVWQSQVGPKPWLGGQTSKIIDKLEKRDDIKGIVLVPVAFTSDHIETLHELDIEILEDATNPHKIKRAESLNGNETFIEGLADLVKSHLKSGEKYSKQLELDCILGSDRAQGTFKHPDEIFGSRKR from the coding sequence atgatgatgatttttagAAATACTTTCAAACCCACCTGCATTACTGGAAGAGGATTCCTTAGGTTTAATTCCTCTAGCAGTACAAAACCACCCACTGGGATTGTTTTTATGAATATGGGAGGTCCTTCAAAAGTAGAGGAGACCTATGATTTTTTGTTCAGATTATTTTCCGATGGAGATTTGATTCCCTTTGGAcgttttcaaaatatattgGCTAAATTCATTGCTAAAAGACGTACACCAAAAATTGAGGAGCATTATCGAGAAATTGGTGGGGGTTCTCCTATTAGAAAATGGTCTGAATATCAATGTAAAAAAGTTTGTGAAATTTTAGACAAAACGTCTCCTGAAACTGCTCCACATAAACCCTATGTTGCTTTCAGATACGCCAACCCATTGACTGAAGAAACATTGAATGAGATGAAAAAAGATGGTGTCACCAAGGCAGTGGCCTTTTCCCAATACCCGCAATTCTCATACTCGACATCTGGCTCTTCCATGAATGAATTGTACCGTCAAACATTGATCCATGACCCTGAAAGAACCATTGAATGGTCTTTTATTGACAGATGGCCACAGCAATCAGGCTTGGTGAAAGCGTTTGCCAATAACATCAAAGAAAAGTTGGCTGAGTTCCCGCCACAAGACAGAGACgatattgttattttgttCTCCGCTCATTCTTTACCTATGGAAATTGTCAATTTGGGGGATTCGTATCCTGCAGAAGTAGCCGCAACTGTTTATAAAATCATGGAAGAACTTAAATTTTCTAACCCTTATCGTTTGGTTTGGCAATCCCAAGTAGGTCCAAAGCCATGGTTAGGTGGACAAACTTCTAAGATTATTGACAAGCTTGAAAAAAGAGACGACATCAAGGGTATTGTTTTAGTCCCCGTTGCTTTTACATCTGATCATATTGAAACTTTACATGAATTGGATATTGAAATCTTGGAAGATGCCACAAATCCTCATAAGATAAAGCGTGCTGAATCATTGAACGGTAATGAGACATTTATTGAAGGTTTGGCTGACTTGGTTAAATCTCATTTGAAAAGTGGTGAAAAGTACTCTAAGCAGTTAGAATTGGATTGTATTTTAGGTAGTGATAGAGCTCAAGGGACTTTTAAACATCCAGATGAGATATTTGGAAGCAGGAAACGTTAA